The sequence ATTGTGAAGCCTCTTGAAGCCAGTCTGATTGACAGACTGATCATGGGAGTAACATGGCCTTGATAAGGGTAGGGGATCACAATTGCATGTGGCTTTGTGTGTGCCATTTGAGTCTGGAGAAGTTCGAATATGCGTAAATGACGACCCCCTCTTGCCTTGGActgtttttgaaataattgataGATTAAATAATCTCAAGTAAACTAATGTTCTGATAGCTACTCTTTGAAACCGAGGGaggcaaaagaaaaacatttaaGTAGgattaaatactaaaatttttattttaaataatatttataaaagttacaTACATAGTGCGTGTATAAATTACTAGCTTTATTATTAAGTGagagtattattttagtcaatttttgtattcaatatttagtttattttattatttattatctaacTCCCCACTCTCCCCTCATCTTTTGGTGGttaatgttttgaaatatattttgcatcttttcttcttctaataCAACAAATGGTTTGCTTCATTAaactattaaattacattcaaCACTTTTTCTAATAATACCAAACATCGAAACTCgaaattatctttaatttggTTAAGTTAGTTTTGAAGAGCAGAGGAGGATGGTCTTGGAATATGTTCCAGTAATGTCACCTTGTGCAGTTACGTGAGAAGAGTTGGCTTGGGTGGTTAGGTGAGAAGAACAAGTCCATCAACTTGCCTTGGGCGTTTAGTTTACTAAAGTTGATCTTCTTTTGATGTAAACTtgttattagttaaattaagtaaatgaAGCTGTTGGATATTACTTGTCACCAACTTTGTATGATTTGCAAATCTCTTGATCTAAGTCATTGACTCAATCTCTTTTGGAATTTGCCATTTCAAAAACTAGCAATGGCTAATCTGTTGCTAAGTTCCATTGCAAAATTCGGTCAACTTTTGAGGGCCACACTTCCGTCGCAAGTTGTTGCAAAAGtctgagaattttttttaattttgcaatggAGCAcggatttttaattatatccgTTGCAAGTATTTTGCAATGAAAATTGCAGCAGACAAAAGtcctaatttaataattttttcttgcaaCGGAATATAGTCGttgcaatttttatgattttttttaaagcagaATATAGTTGTcgcattttttatgaaattcttttgCAACGGATTTTGCTGTTGAATTATGAGTTCAATACATCCTATTTAGCATAAAATATCTTGAagttacttttaattttttcccaCTAAATTTGCAACGGAGTTTAAGCTCCGTGGCAAAAGTGCTGCAAAATCTGCTGAAAAcgattaataaaagaatacttCCATCTTACTATATTCTTAAATTTGTATCCGTTCATCACCTCTTCTAACTACTCTTTCCTTTTGCTctacttatatttttactctTCTTTTAGCTATTAAACTATTACTGATCACGCCGGTGAAACAAGTCACATATCTTGGAGGTTTAGCTAGCAAACATTATAGTAAGTACAAAAATTTTTGCTAgtacatttatatatagtcaTTGATTTATCCTCATGGCCAATATGgcaaatacaattaattacgcatttaaatatcaaatgatGTTGTTCTATTCAAGTGTAGGTAGATTGATCCTATCAAATAAGTGAAGATTCACCCAAAGTATCATGTAAACCCAAAAGAGATAATTTCACTTTACATAccaaaattattcattttcttaaattttagtaCTCTAGGTTTCTAAGTTATCAGACTTGAtacccaaaatttttaattgtcaTCCGTTTGAGTACCCTCTGTTGAGTTGACTGTTAAAAGGTCAATCCAATTTTGGGGAGAGATTAGGCTGGAACTTATTTATGTAAGGGCATGTTTGGCTGCCATTATATTCAACATACAAAAAGGTTATGTCTTGATTCATTTCGATTTCAAgttcataattataaacaaataccAATTTCACTCAAGAAAagcttttttccttttctctttttgcatGGCTACAACACTAATGTTGTCATACTCTATTTATCGAAggtttatgttatttttcatattattttttttaatcaatgattttttttggatattttcGTAATTAGTGAATTAGaagttataataaatttatcattgaTATTGTGacctagaaaaaaaaattctatttacaGTTTATCTcaactaaatgaaaataaatgcctttgaaaatgaattcttataaTATTAACGGGAAGAAAATATCGATTATAAATCTATTcttacaatatattattattgaagcaaataaaaattaatatttttcttctttcatgataaaagtatgggtaaattatgtttttttgtcCCTCTATATTGCCacttattccttttttttattcttaatgtTCATGTGTCATGATTACCATCCTTAATGtacacaaattcttacaaatttggaacaaattaacaaaaaattataaacatttgAATTggtattttcataattatttgaattagaattcttttaattattccaatgtGTTGTCTAGTctgacaaattatttttcgaTATTGAATACTCATATTATAGCTCATCATGAGATTTTCAATTATAGTAATCTTCTATAAAGCCTTTTCTAAGGATGTTGTATTTACCATTCTTACATTTACAACATGGAcaatgaatttctttttatccaaaaaattatgctGTGTTTTTGCCCAATTTATAAACACAATCACTCCgtcttgcaatttttttctaacacCAATATCATGGGGTACattcttctcatacatccacTTTCTCAACtctctcaatatttttattctaaaccaacaaatatatatacatataataaaaactcTAGACGTGTGACTTGTTGTACCGACTTGATCACATACAGTTAAATTGCACATAGAAGATCAAAATTCTAGtagagtaaaaaaaaatagtagtaAGAATATGTGAAAGCgaataagaaaacaagaatgaaGAAAGATGTAAGTATTCTTTTATTACCTTTTAGCAGCGAATTTTACCATGGACCTCATGTCCGTTGCAAAATTTGAGGTAAATGTGTCTAAAAAATGAATGCTTCCAACTAGCTTGTATGGATTGCAATGAATCAAACATCCATTGcaaaaataatgacaaatttaTAGGCAACATTGCCACGGATTTGCTTCTGAGGCAAAATTCAATGCAACACTCAACTCTTTCTATTTGCAacggaaaaaatacaaaaaatttgtgGCAAAATTAAttgctatattattttaaaaattatgtaacttGAAGATCATTACAAATGTCGttgcaaaaaatttaattaaattacaatgacttTTTTCCGATGCAATATTCATTGCAAATTATTAGCAACcgatataatttgaaaatccaTTTCAAATGGTGTCACGGATATTTCTTTTGCACAAATCGTTGCAAATTTGCAATGGATGTGTTCCATGGCAATATTTGCCGTGACTTTTGAAACGAAAGTGTATCATCCAAATGTTGATCAATCTTTGCAATCGGATGTCCGTTGTAAAGTTTTATTATGGTTTTGCAACaaatatccaaataatttttattttaatttaattattattgggattttATCCCCAAAGTGATGAGCCCTAAAAACTATTATAGAGATAATATTGTGTTTTCAAACCCTTATACAACAATTTCAGAAATcgattacaaaataaatatacaatgaAAAACCAATGAAAAACTAGCAATGGACAATCTGTTGCTATGTTTCATTGCAAAATTCAGTCAACTTTAGAGCGGCACACTTCATCGCAAGTTGTTGCAAAAGTGGAGGAAAAAATTTTCTGCAGACTAACCAATTGTCACAAATTTGTAATGCATTTAATAGTAGTTTTGGAACGGACAACCACTCTTGCTACATagctatttcaattttattttggtagACTCAAAACCCGTGGCAATATTGTGGGAGGTTTTATTTCGGAACGTATTTTGAAACAACATCCTATTTTGTAACAGGTTTGTAACAGTTTACCCGTCCCAAAACTATTTAACTTCTTATAAACGATGTGATGTCGTCATCTGCACAAATCCATTAAAATATTCGTTATGATTTGTGACAGACTGTTaccatcacaaaaaaattcctTCTAAATCCCAAGTTTCTCAGTAgtacattttttttgctaattttggGAACACATAAAATCTTTCTTATAGCATAACATACACCCAAAGACAAACCTGCAGGATAatagatattattacaaaGAGGGGAGAAATCTTAGCATAGCATACACTCAGGGATAAACCTCGATAATAGACCTTATTCCCAAGAGGGGAGAGATCTTATAGTTAGTGAAACCAGCATCAGAAAAGAGTTTTGCCCattctttttggtttctttcttttccaccAACTACAGTCATCATTAACATGTCGAAGAGGAGTTGAGTTTCCACTGATTTATGGTCGGAATTTTGGTCATCGACTACCATCTCAATGATCACCACCTTTCCTCCTTTCTCATTACTCTTTATTGCTTCTTTGCATCTCTTCAGGATCTCTACACATTCCTCGTCGCTCCAATCATGCAATATCCACtatatatcaacatatatGAATGTTTTAGTGAACATATGTATATCATATAATAGTACGTATTCGTTTCACCAAATacctattatataatattctatccaaaatattttaattttttttacataaataataatgcaattgacaCAGTCCTccattttagaaaattcatTCAAAAAGATGAATGCTATAATTAATCAAGCGGTAGGTTTAATCTATGTGCATTTGtcattttattaagaaaattatgtcattgccctcatatttatttattccattTAAGTGTCCCACCAGTGTGAAGGGTGGTTTCtggaaggaaaaggaaaacgaaaaaatcatgacaattaaaaatatgtaggaccaaaattttACTCTAgaaacataaatgaaaaaaatgttgGAATGAATGAGTCAATagccccaatttaaaatatcacgTGAGATGCACCTACATTTTTTAGGTGAAAAGGGTGATCTCCAGTAAAAAGGAACTAGAATTATggggaaaaataatataggaccaaaatattagtctaaaaaattaaaggacgaaAACACTAAATGATCTAAGTAgagaccaaaaatgcatttaagtctaaaaagaaaagggtaaattgGACAACCCCTGTGATTAGaccaaattacacaaacaatcCCTGCTCTTAATATATTACAAGTATACTTTTAAGGGATGTTAGTGCAACGTATCTAGGGAGTATTGTGTAAAGTTTGACCATTGAATAAGgggatttatttataattataactacaatcATATGAAATATACTCACCCATATCATATTTTGAGAAGGTGCAAAATACTTTTCATTGAAGAGACGTTTAACTAACACCCGCTCCTTGCGCGATATTTCTTGAGCTTTtgttataaaatgaaatttgtaCCTCTAGTGATAAAttgttgaattatatatactaatgtGTCCGGCGCACTCAAAGGAAtgtgcataattaaattaaaattttgaaaatgaatttatatttttaaaaaaatattttagtttaaaaaattaaaaatactaatcttttttttaaaaaaaagttataaaaagttaaatggaAGTTAAGAAGAATGAGTAGTTTGGGGTTCAAAGTGATTTGGGGATTTTAGAAGAGTGGGAGAGTggaagttaataaattaattaattaaattaaatattaaaaaatatatagattagcAGAtctaagaaaaaaacaaatgagataCGAAATTGGTGCTCtaacttaataataaagtataagtTAACAgtccaaatttaataaatacatctaccgtttatgttttcttgttcGACTTAAATGAATGGTTTAGATTTTAGCAGTATATATAcgcacatatataaattttatatatagactTTATACTtgtacttaaaaattatttacacaaatgtaattcatatataatatatataaatatgttcgTATACTTTCTACGTGATATacaaaatgagcaaaaaattctctatgtgaaaaaaaaaaataacaaattacctCATGCctttttcaaaacattagGGATATTTTCACATATCGAACATTTGATGTTTCGATATGaaggtttttttcttttttctttttatgaactgaaatatgaaatataatatcaatttattgtaaaaaagcatgattaaaattgaagacTTTCTTAACTTTGGGAGTAAATGTAGATTTTTGCCCTCTTTTTCAACCAAACTTACGCATGGATACATACCTTGAGTAGTACTGCATCTGCTGGAGGAATGTACTCAAACATATCTCCCTCAACGTACTTCAAGTTCCTTGTCCCCTCTAATCCTGCAACGATAGGTGCAAGATCAAGCACCGTACAATGAATTTCTGGAAACGCCTCGGCTATGGCCTTGGCCAAAGTTCCAGTGCCTCCCCCCACGTCCACAAGAGAACCCAAACCCTCAAACACTTGCCTACAATCTCTGGCAATCACGTCGGCCACCATTGGGGTATCATTTCCCATACCTTGATCAAATAAATGCCCAAACCTTGGATTCTGTTCTTTCTGCTCCCAAAGTGACATTCCATGAGTGGTATGAAATGCTGTGCGGTCCTCGATATTTCGGAACCATCCACTCAAATGCTGCCATGGCTCACATAGGACTGAATCAAGTTGGGACAGTAAGAACGCCTTCATGCTCATGGGGTGGTCTTCCATCAAAAGACGTGAAGCAGGCGTAAGCCAATAACCCTGCTCGTCGGATGAATCGACTTTTTCCAATACGAAAAAGCCTGAGTGCACGACGGTCCGCATGAGACGGCGCACGTGGTCGGCTTTGGCTCTATCTACGCCAGGTAGAGCTTCCATCAGTTCAGTGAGAGTCATGGGGCGGCCATGCTTGTTGATGATCCCCGGGATGCCGAGCTCAGTTACGCATTTTAGTGACATAGAGTTTATGTAACTGAACACCTGATTCCAAATGCGAGCTTCAGCTTCAAGTAGCTCAGAGGATGGCTCTTGCTTAATCGTTCCCATATCTCTCTTAATCAATCTATGAATATTGATTAAGTGTGGAAAGCTGAGTCTAAATCGTACAAGTGGTGGGCTA comes from Sesamum indicum cultivar Zhongzhi No. 13 linkage group LG10, S_indicum_v1.0, whole genome shotgun sequence and encodes:
- the LOC105171976 gene encoding probable O-methyltransferase 3, with protein sequence MGTIKQEPSSELLEAEARIWNQVFSYINSMSLKCVTELGIPGIINKHGRPMTLTELMEALPGVDRAKADHVRRLMRTVVHSGFFVLEKVDSSDEQGYWLTPASRLLMEDHPMSMKAFLLSQLDSVLCEPWQHLSGWFRNIEDRTAFHTTHGMSLWEQKEQNPRFGHLFDQGMGNDTPMVADVIARDCRQVFEGLGSLVDVGGGTGTLAKAIAEAFPEIHCTVLDLAPIVAGLEGTRNLKYVEGDMFEYIPPADAVLLKWILHDWSDEECVEILKRCKEAIKSNEKGGKVVIIEMVVDDQNSDHKSVETQLLFDMLMMTVVGGKERNQKEWAKLFSDAGFTNYKISPLLGIRSIIEVYP